From Primulina tabacum isolate GXHZ01 chromosome 2, ASM2559414v2, whole genome shotgun sequence, one genomic window encodes:
- the LOC142532209 gene encoding receptor-like protein kinase BRI1-like 3 — protein sequence MMKKTAFFLVFFSSFYFLGLLSARNLSSNTISDGNEVEILLAFKQSSIETDPKGFLKNWVPSSSSPCSWNGVSCSNNGSVIKLDFTNAGLSGHLHISDLMDLPNVKTLVFTGNFFYGNLSSYSKSCSIEFLDVSSNNFSEPLAMDSLLVSCSGIVSLNLSHNAISGGSLKFGGSLLKLDISYNRISDLGLLSYVLSNCQNLSFLDFSGNKLAGKLDSSLNSCKSLSFLDLSNNHFHGEIPPRFITNSMLSLQNLDLSVNNISGNLMSLDFGVCRNLVFLNLSHNVFSATGFPMSLTNCQNLDTLDISHNTIQLKIPGDLLGKMKNLRRLILSYNQFFSEIPAELGAICGTLNELDLSSNRLTGGFPSTFSSCSSLVSLNLGNNQLSGDFLNTVVSYLASLKYLYAPFNNITGQVPSSLTNMTRIQVLDLSSNALTGNVPSAFCLKTSDPPLEKLLLADNFLSGSVPSDLGLCKNLRTIDLSFNNLNDSIPQEIWKLPKLSDVIMWANSLTGSIPEGICLNGGNLQTLILNNNFITGTLPNSIVNCTNLIWVSLSSNRLSGQIPSDVGNLANLAILQLGNNSLSGAIPSGIGRCQSLIWLDLNSNELTGSLPLELAAEAGFVVPGIVSGKQFAFVRNEGGTECRGAGGLVEFAGIRADRLEQFPMVHSCPSTRIYTGVTVYTFTSNGSMIYLDLSYNNLSGSIPENFGLMSFLQVLNLGHNSLSGEIPSSFGGLKSVGVLDLSHNKLQGFIPGSLGGLSFLSDLDVSNNNLTGSIPSAGQLTTFPASRYENNSGLCGVPLPPCGTGNGHNSSNSSKQGKKQSMAVGMVIGIMASVVFVFLLVYALYRTKKTKNQDEKWEKYIESLPTSGSSSWKLSSVPEPLSINVATFEKPLRKLTFAHLLEATNGFSADSLIGSGGFGEVYKARMKDGSVVAIKKLIHITSQGDREFMAEMETIGKIKHRNLVPLLGYCKIGEERLLVYEYMKWGSLESVLHDREKGMGTRLDWDARKKIAIGSARGLAFLHHSCIPHIIHRDMKSSNVLLDKNFEARVSDFGMARLVNAFDTHLSVSTLAGTPGYVPPEYYQSFRCTTKGDVYSYGVVLLELLSGKRPINTSEFGDDNNLVGWARQLHKVKKSHEILDVDLITSLSGDAELYQYLKIAFECLDDKPYRRPTMIQVMAKFKELMTDSGSDILDGISLKSSVLDESSQEKDI from the coding sequence ATGATGAAAAAAACTGCTTTTTTCTTGGTGTTTTTCTCTAGTTTTTACTTCCTGGGGTTATTAAGTGCAAGAAATCTTTCTTCAAACACAATAAGTGATGGGAATGAGGTGGAGATTTTACTAGCTTTCAAGCAGTCTTCAATTGAAACTGATCCAAAAGGGTTCTTGAAAAACTGGGTCCCATCTTCTTCAAGCCCATGTTCATGGAATGGAGTTTCTTGCTCTAATAATGGGAGCGTCATTAAACTCGACTTCACAAATGCAGGCCTTAGTGGCCATCTCCACATTTCTGATCTTATGGATTTGCCAAATGTTAAAACTCTTGTTTTCACGGGCAATTTTTTCTATGGGAATCTTTCTTCATACTCTAAATCTTGCAGCATTGAGTTTCTTGATGTATCTAGCAATAATTTTTCAGAGCCACTTGCTATGGATTCTTTGTTGGTTTCTTGCAGTGGGATTGTTTCGTTGAATCTATCACATAATGCAATTTCAGGAGGAAGTCTCAAGTTTGGCGGTTCTTTATTGAAACTAGACATTTCTTACAATAGGATTTCAGATTTGGGGTTGTTGAGTTACGTCCTATCCAATTGTCAAAACTTGAGTTTCCTTGATTTCTCAGGAAATAAGTTGGCTGGCAAGCTCGACAGCTCTTTGAATTCTTGCAAAAGCCTCTCCTTTCTTGACCTCTCGAACAACCATTTTCACGGGGAAATTCCGCCTAGATTCATAACAAACTCAATGTTATCTTTGCAAAATCTTGATCTTTCAGTTAATAACATCAGTGGGAATCTCATGAGTTTAGATTTTGGAGTTTGTCGTAATCTCGTTTTTCTTAATCTGTCCCACAACGTTTTCTCTGCTACCGGATTTCCTATGAGCTTAACAAACTGTCAGAATCTTGACACACTGGACATTAGCCACAATACAATCCAGCTCAAGATTCCTGGAGATTTATTGGGGAAGATGAAGAATTTGAGGCGTCTAATTTTATCCTACAATCAGTTTTTCAGTGAGATTCCGGCTGAGTTAGGGGCGATTTGTGGGACACTAAACGAGCTTGATCTTTCTTCAAACAGGTTAACTGGTGGGTTTCCTTCAACTTTCTCGTCTTGCTCTTCGCTGGTCAGTCTAAACCTCGGCAATAACCAGCTTTCGGGAGATTTTCTGAATACTGTAGTGAGTTATCTTGCAAGTCTCAAGTACCTGTACGCCCCGTTCAACAATATAACTGGTCAGGTTCCTAGTTCCTTGACGAACATGACTCGTATTCAGGTTCTTGACCTCAGTTCCAATGCTCTAACCGGGAATGTACCTTCTGCATTTTGCTTGAAAACATCAGATCCGCCCCTGGAAAAACTGCTGTTGGCTGATAATTTCCTCTCAGGATCAGTACCATCGGATCTTGGACTCTGCAAAAATTTGAGGACAATTGATCTCAGCTTCAACAACTTGAATGACTCAATCCCACAAGAAATCTGGAAACTGCCAAAACTATCCGACGTAATTATGTGGGCAAACAGCCTCACGGGTAGCATACCAGAAGGGATTTGCCTAAATGGAGGAAACCTTCAGACTTTGATTCTTAACAACAATTTTATAACCGGAACTCTACCCAACTCTATAGTCAACTGTACTAATCTCATATGGGTATCGTTATCCAGTAACCGGCTCTCTGGGCAAATCCCTTCGGATGTAGGTAATCTTGCCAATCTTGCTATTCTTCAGTTAGGAAATAACTCGCTCAGTGGAGCAATTCCATCAGGTATAGGCCGTTGCCAAAGCCTGATATGGCTCGACTTGAATAGCAATGAGTTGACAGGATCCCTCCCCTTAGAACTAGCTGCAGAAGCAGGATTCGTTGTTCCTGGCATTGTTTCGGGAAAACAGTTCGCCTTTGTCAGAAATGAGGGGGGGACAGAATGTAGAGGGGCTGGTGGACTGGTAGAGTTTGCAGGGATTCGTGCTGATAGACTCGAACAATTTCCAATGGTTCACTCCTGCCCTTCAACAAGAATTTACACTGGGGTAACAGTTTACACTTTTACGAGCAATGGCAGCATGATCTACCTCGATCTCTCCTACAACAACCTATCTGGTTCTATCCCTGAAAACTTTGGTTTGATGAGTTTTCTGCAGGTTTTGAATCTAGGACATAACAGTTTAAGTGGTGAAATACCCTCCAGCTTCGGTGGCCTCAAGAGTGTCGGAGTTCTTGATTTATCACATAACAAGCTCCAAGGATTCATCCCAGGTTCGTTAGGGGGGCTCTCATTTCTTAGCGATCTTGATGTTTCGAACAATAATCTTACGGGATCAATTCCTTCTGCTGGTCAGTTAACTACTTTTCCAGCTTCGAGATACGAAAATAATTCAGGCCTTTGTGGGGTTCCACTACCTCCTTGTGGGACAGGAAACGGGCACAATTCTTCCAACTCTTCTAAACAAGGTAAGAAGCAAAGCATGGCCGTGGGAATGGTTATTGGTATAATGGCTTCTGTTGTATTCGTTTTCTTGCTTGTATATGCACTATACCGaaccaaaaaaacaaaaaatcagGACGAGAAATGGGAGAAATACATTGAAAGTCTTCCAACCTCAGGCAGTAGCAGTTGGAAACTATCGTCTGTTCCAGAGCCTCTAAGCATCAATGTCGCCACATTTGAAAAGCCTCTGAGGAAATTAACTTTTGCACATTTACTCGAAGCAACTAATGGATTCAGTGCCGATAGTTTGATCGGTTCTGGAGGTTTTGGTGAGGTCTACAAAGCTCGAATGAAAGATGGAAGTGTCGTTGCAATAAAGAAGCTAATCCATATAACGAGTCAGGGAGATAGAGAGTTTATGGCAGAAATGGAGACCATAGGAAAAATCAAACACAGAAACCTAGTGCCCTTATTAGGATACTGCAAGATTGGCGAGGAAAGGCTCCTTGTTTATGAGTACATGAAATGGGGAAGCCTTGAATCTGTCCTACACGACAGGGAAAAAGGCATGGGAACAAGACTCGATTGGGATGCTCGAAAAAAGATTGCCATTGGATCAGCTAGGGGACTAGCATTTCTTCACCATAGCTGCATTCCACATATTATTCACCGGGACATGAAATCAAGCAACGTCCTTCTAGACAAAAACTTTGAGGCCAGGGTATCAGATTTTGGAATGGCGAGACTCGTAAACGCCTTTGACACACATCTTAGCGTGAGCACACTTGCGGGAACTCCTGGATATGTCCCTCCTGAGTATTACCAGAGTTTCCGGTGCACAACGAAAGGGGACGTCTACAGCTATGGGGTCGTGTTACTAGAGCTCCTTTCGGGCAAGAGGCCGATTAACACATCGGAATTTGGGGATGACAACAATCTTGTGGGGTGGGCAAGACAACTGCACAAGGTTAAAAAGAGCCATGAGATATTGGATGTAGATTTGATAACTAGTTTATCAGGTGACGCTGAACTCTACCAGTATCTTAAAATAGCGTTTGAGTGCCTCGATGACAAGCCGTATCGCAGACCAACGATGATTCAAGTGATGGCTAAGTTTAAAGAGCTTATGACAGATTCGGGTAGTGATATTCTTGATGGGATTTCTTTGAAAAGTTCAGTCTTAGATGAATCATCTCAAGAAAAGGACATTTGA